A region of Nakaseomyces glabratus chromosome M, complete sequence DNA encodes the following proteins:
- the YSP2 gene encoding Ysp2p (CAGL0M01386g~Ortholog(s) have sterol binding activity, role in intracellular sterol transport and cortical endoplasmic reticulum, mitochondrion, plasma membrane localization) gives MVDKKKKRSFSETGIFKLFKSKSRSKSSKSKSNLKGKNGHSSQRNSRSKHKERTLSRPSVSDRKRLETESGDRTVSESHLLSSKLRKLGNHNHNHIHNNGNIEYPEIRSIRSGGSRSFNDRYNDYNDYDDDDDDDDNNDNGNRDGLDNGHTDTMSDATEDGIDISFKPRRSLQNSTAGLNRINTLQGYFNIPVTIDSHHTNSHNNNSGTRTNPISRKTSEFFNSKNPSKTGTQSNLQETNHTQGILDTIVSFAQNAVGRVPKIVVNDPSAEEIVDSGDKDKTTATNTLKANIPGITSNISSLSSVTTNRNGTSTSGRIPLKTEDDLLNGGEQHNDTVLHSPLNEENRSSSFLKHLDYLLSPRTSDPLKEKSTPLADLAVDNKSENSVPKHDAKLPVANKEQQRYSYNTVEEENKTMNSQGTNYTDKGLDPTKIKFQSHVGNHEPAIATFGRGNLTLDVLIDHSNSDETIDNSESRVSFKNNNPNHPGMPIFNENYRNSSYIDVQRHLGLNKGNEIGRGRSRTLPTNDASAVLDQKIEGDSKRNSRITTLSNDEIVGDNDRKPRSLSRKFLNRRSFSPSIGSKVLPSMAFRNSMNKTRNSNDKMDTSKPRSSGVFSATVNSTQDTEYTKPFSLVGIEYSSEKKNIEFHNIFKDAGVTPQERLILDHSCALSRDILLQGRMYISDQHIGFNSNILGFVSTVFIPFKEIVQIEKKTTAGIFPNGIVIDTLHSKYIFASFISRDATFNLITDVWNQIILGRRYSDDTDQSDYSSRLNDLSDSNSLYNQLKDIDDDGGDDAALSDIDSTDMTSSEEVEDIIGSGIGIKKTKGQIKSLSLGPSQHEPTSSGYKPTNNEKLVTEFLVEAPLGTVVNLLYGENTKYITDILASMKSTDISPIPKLLGTSSRKFNYVKPLPGNIGPSKTKCFITETLDHYDLEKYVKVSQVSDTPDVPSGNVFSARSVFLFTWDKDNNTKVVVYGCVDWKGKSWLKSFIEKGTMDGILEVAKTTHHEIKTILNNQSSSEQSVEDNGDSAEEVIEESNLPKMGPLSHQPTEPPFSKESEDTVIEENVNFQAPLGTIFQILFGDDTSYIKKMIEKQNNFNLSEIPPFNNKMREFTYTKRLANSFGPKQTRCFITEKIEHMDLNSYILVRQIVKSPDVPSGNNFAVHTRTYLTWGNDNSTNMLVVTNVEWSGKSLLKGTIEKGSIEGQRVTTKQVIEELRDIIANAGSSRKKLKKRSKTITSLKKVTSQPLEKKPDTVAQNMDSSANLLDQFVSFVMELDFTSLKGIGFIIITVFLFFLLLRGLFFSNAKSATKIIRPGVIIIDGEEYSYVPNSKTIYNAYEKKIGKFDYSFKSDDNNPVMESEFLIWDWLDDRTNGNSNNLSFRKQYKRGFKPVKTHKLQQLKESIKIAENELNEMKRLLNEEEELLL, from the coding sequence ATGGTagataagaagaagaagaggtcCTTCAGTGAGACAGGTATATTCAAGCTGTTCAAATCAAAGTCCCGGTCGAAATCGTCGAAGTCtaaatcaaatttgaagGGCAAAAATGGGCATTCGTCACAAAGAAACTCTAGAAGCAAGCATAAAGAGCGAACGTTATCAAGGCCTTCAGTCTCTGATCGGAAGAGGTTAGAAACAGAATCTGGTGATAGAACGGTTAGTGAGAGTCACTTGCTGTCTTCTAAGCTTCGAAAACTCGGAAACCATAATCATAACCACATCCACAATAATGGTAATATAGAGTACCCAGAGATACGATCTATACGAAGTGGCGGCTCAAGAAGTTTCAATGACCGTTATAATGACTATAATGActatgatgatgatgacgatgatgatgataataacGACAATGGTAATCGAGACGGTCTTGATAATGGGCATACAGATACAATGTCTGATGCTACCGAAGATGGTATAGACATTTCATTCAAACCCAGAAGATCATTGCAAAATTCAACTGCAGGATTGAACAGGATTAATACTTTACAAGGATACTTTAATATTCCAGTTACTATAGACTCGCATCATACAAATTCACATAACAATAATTCGGGTACTCGAACTAACCCAATCTCTCGAAAGACATCggaattttttaattccAAAAATCCATCCAAAACTGGGACACAATCTAATCTTCAGGAAACTAACCATACGCAAGGTATTTTGGATACAATAGTATCCTTTGCTCAAAATGCAGTAGGTAGAGTGCCTAAAATAGTAGTAAATGATCCTTCTGCCGAAGAGATAGTTGATTCTGGTGACAAGGATAAAACCACCGCAACAAACACACTCAAGGCTAATATTCCTGGAATAACTTCGAATATTTCATCTCTGTCATCTGTTACCACTAATAGAAATGGAACTTCAACTTCAGGTAGAATACCGTTAAAAACAGAAGATGATTTGTTAAATGGCGGTGAGCAGCACAACGACACTGTTCTCCACTCGCCGttaaatgaagaaaataggAGTTCGTCATTTCTGAAGCACCTTGACTATTTATTATCACCCAGAACTAGTGATCCACTCAAAGAAAAGTCAACGCCTTTAGCTGACCTAGCTGTTGATAATAAATCGGAAAATTCGGTACCGAAACATGACGCCAAACTTCCCGTAGCAAACAAGGAACAGCAGAGATATTCTTATAACACTGTTGAGGAGGAGAACAAAACTATGAACTCACAAGGTACTAATTATACAGACAAGGGTCTAGATCCCACTAAAATAAAGTTTCAATCGCATGTAGGTAATCATGAGCCTGCGATAGCTACCTTTGGAAGAGGTAACTTGACATTAGATGTCCTGATCGATCATTCCAATTCTGATGAGACTATTGATAACAGTGAAAGCAGGGTTTCGTTTAAAAACAACAATCCAAATCATCCTGGTATGCCTATATTCAACGAAAACTATCGAAACAGTAGCTATATTGATGTCCAAAGGCATTTGGGTTTGAATAAAGGCAATGAGAtaggaagaggaagaagcaGAACACTGCCTACCAATGATGCATCAGCTGTTCTTGaccaaaaaattgaaggtGATAGCAAGAGAAATTCCAGAATTACGACATTGTCTAATGATGAAATTGTCGGTGATAATGATAGGAAGCCGCGTTCTTTGTCAAGGAAATTTTTGAATCGTAGATCTTTTTCCCCTAGTATTGGAAGTAAAGTATTACCATCGATGGCCTTTCGTAATTCAATGAACAAGACACGCAACAGTAACGATAAAATGGACACATCGAAACCTAGGTCTAGTGGTGTCTTTTCTGCAACTGTTAACTCAACTCAAGATACAGAGTACACTAAACCATTCTCCCTTGTCGGAATTGAATATTCAagtgaaaagaaaaatattgaattcCACAATATTTTTAAGGATGCAGGTGTAACTCCTCAAGAAAGGCTGATATTGGACCATAGTTGTGCACTTTCTCGTGATATCCTATTGCAAGGAAGAATGTATATTTCTGACCAACATATTGGTTTCAATTCTAATATTTTGGGTTTTGTTAGTACAGTTTTCATCCCTTTTAAGGAGATAGTTCAAATTGAGAAGAAAACCACAGCAGGAATCTTTCCCAATGGTATTGTTATTGACACGTTGCATTCCAAGTACATTTTTGCATCGTTCATATCTAGAGATGCTACGTTTAATTTGATTACAGATGTTTGGAATCAAATAATTCTTGGTAGAAGATACTCTGATGATACAGATCAAAGTGATTACAGTTCTAGATTAAATGATCTGAGTGATTCGAATAGTTTATATAACCAGTTAAAGGATATTGATGACGATGGCGGTGACGACGCAGCGTTGTCTGATATTGACAGTACTGATATGACGTCTAGTGAAGAAGTGGAAGACATTATTGGGTCTGGAATTGGTATAAAGAAAACTAAAGGACAAATTAAAAGTTTATCCTTAGGACCATCTCAACATGAACCTACGTCTAGTGGCTACAAACCTactaataatgaaaaacttGTTACTGAGTTTCTTGTTGAAGCACCATTGGGCACGGTTGTCAATCTATTATATGGAGAAAATACCAAGTATATCACTGATATTTTAGCTTCCATGAAAAGCACTGACATATCACCTATTCCAAAGTTATTGGGTACGTCTAGCAGAAAATTCAATTATGTGAAGCCTTTACCAGGGAATATTGGTCCTAGTAAAACAAAATGTTTTATAACTGAGACGTTGGATCATTACGATCTGGAAAAATATGTTAAAGTTTCGCAAGTTTCTGATACGCCTGATGTACCATCTGGAAATGTCTTTTCTGCTAGATCAGTATTCCTGTTTACTTGGGATAAggataataatacaaaagtCGTCGTCTATGGCTGTGTTGATTGGAAAGGAAAGAGTTGGTTGAAGagttttattgaaaaaggtACTATGGATGGGATTCTAGAAGTTGCTAAAACAACACATCATGAAATAAAGACTATACTAAACAACCAATCGTCCTCAGAACAATCTGTTGAGGATAACGGTGATAGCGCAGAAGAGGTTATTGAAGAATCAAATCTACCGAAAATGGGTCCTTTGTCTCATCAACCAACAGAACCTCCTTTTAGTAAGGAATCCGAAGACACcgttattgaagaaaatgttAATTTTCAGGCCCCATTGGGAActatatttcaaattttatttgGGGATGACACttcatatataaagaaaatgattGAAAAGCAGAACAACTTCAATTTATCTGAGATTCCACcttttaataataaaatgcGTGAATTCACATATACCAAAAGACTAGCAAATTCGTTCGGACCAAAACAAACGAGATGTTTCATTACCGAGAAAATAGAGCATATGGATTTGAACAGTTATATATTGGTAAGGCAAATTGTGAAATCACCTGACGTTCCTTCAGGGAATAATTTTGCTGTTCATACAAGAACATATCTGACTTGGGGGAATGATAATAGTACCAATATGTTGGTGGTAACCAATGTTGAATGGTCAGGCAAATCATTGCTGAAAGGcacaattgaaaaaggtTCGATTGAAGGACAGAGGGTGACCACAAAGCAAGTAATTGAAGAATTGAGAGATATAATCGCTAATGCTGGCTCTAGTAGGAAAAAGCTTAAGAAGAGATCAAAAACTATTActtctttgaagaaagttaCTAGTCAACCTCTAGAAAAGAAGCCAGATACGGTTGCACAAAATATGGACAGTTCAGCTAATTTATTGGACCAGTTTGTGTCATTTGTTATGGAACTGGACTTTACATCCTTAAAGGGGATTGGTTTTATCA